The sequence attactaatattatatcattttatattatattataattagcgaGCCTGCATAGTACCTCGTCTATCTCATTATTGAGGGGTCTAGCATGATATGCTTCATAGAGCAATTTATTTTCAACAATGGCCTTCATGGAGTTCAATTCACTCATCAGCTTCGATGCAAGTGATTCAATGTCATGCATCTGTCTCTCTGAAAATGCAATAGCACTTTCAGAACACCCTTGGATCGAGGTGCACCCTGTGCTAAGACGAGGAAGCGAACGGCATAAACGGGGCCCATCAAGACAACCTTTAGGTAGACTTTGGGGAGGATAACCTTTTTTACAAATCTTTGATCTCTTGTGCAACTGTTTAGAACTGATAAAAGTTTTGTTCTGAGATAATAGTGTGGCTTGATTAGGCTGCAGATTTGATTCGTTATCCTTGATATCTGATGTAGTTGATGAAAACTCGTTCTCGTTTGGTTCCTCAAACTTTAGTTTTTCCTTGCATTCTGGAATATCAAAATCAGTGTTAAACCGAAATGAACATAGCAGCAAAACCAAAAAACAGAAAGAAACATCATTTCAATCACTTGTTTCTTGTATGCAATGTAATTTTACACACTTACACTTTTAATATTTATGAATGTATTAATTTGGCATTCAAAAAGAGCCCATTTAATATAGGTAAAAAAAACTCAAGTATAATAACTATTGTCTTACTGTAAAAGTCCACATCATCTGATAACTCAGCATACTTCATTGCCAAACATAATTTTTCCTTAGATTTTGGAGAAATGGCCTATAAAATAGACATAAGATGAGCATTTTTTAtgataaaaacaaaaagaaatcacTAGTTAACTTCCTACAATCATGTACCTTTCTTGTCAAAGGAAGCCTGTCGGGAAATCGGGAAACGTCCTCGGAATCAGAAGAATTGTTATCGGATATCAAGAAGTTCGAATCATGAATAGGTGATTTTACCTCCATGGAGAGTCCATCATCATCATGctcatcaacatcaacatcaacatcatgTTCATTAGAGCTCACCCAAGAATGTGACTTCCAAGGTAAGCACAAGTAATCAGGCATCGGGGTTGACTGCCCAATATCCTCACAACAATCGTCATCATCGATTGTTGACTCTAAATCTTGAACACCACACATGTAACCATCTTGCTCGGATGTCTGTTGACTATGAAAGCAATCCGACATGCTTGTATTCAGATCTTCAAGAGATGAATCCTCTTCTAGGGGCCTAACAACTGAAAGTGGATGACATACATATTCTTCTTTGTCCATTCCAAATTCTTGCATAGGCAGAATAACATTTGGCAAATCTTCCTCGCTATTGGAATTATAAACTGGACCTTCATTAATGACACAAATTTCACCGTCATTAGTAAATAATCCCCGTTCCCTACTCTCCTTTTCATGAGTTACAACATCAAATATAGACTCGGCTGATGGGTTACATTTTGAAGAATTGTCATCCATAAATGTAGTGTCTTTGCATTCAAAATACTCCATGATCGGTGAGCGTTTTGAAACCTTAAATCTAAATTTACACAGCGGTTCGCTTAAATCAGGATCATCATCTTCTACCTTTGGAGACATAAGAACAGATTCAGAAGCCTTCCTTTTCTTTCTTTTACACTTTTTCCTGAGATGTGATAACGTCATTTCCTCTAAACCAGTTTCATTAAATTGACAATCTGGTACATCTTCCTCAACAATACCACTTATTGCTCTTGTATTTCTCTCCGCAAATGGGAAAGGTTTTCGTTCAGCATCTGCAGATTTAAATATATCTTCCAACTTATTGAACTTGAGACCTGGTCTTCCTCGTGAATCCGTGTTGTGAACTCTTTTGATCACACCATCTTGTATAGTCCAGATAAAATGAGATGAGGTGCATTCTCTTAGATGCATTTCCCCCCCTAGAACCAACACCGAAAACTCTTTTGAGTATTACTTCGGCACTCTATCCTGGCGTAATTGTTCTGTCCAAAGAGAAATGCGATATAACTgctaaacaaaatttcatatcagaATACTCTTAAGCTGTAAAACTAATGAGTTAGCAACAAACATTTAACAGCTAAAACAACAATGGAAATTATTAAGTACTCGCATTACTTGCTGATGCAAATGGATAAAccttattattactctaataattaCACGAAAAGAAAACTAATAACAAAATAACGCCTAAACAATACAAATTTGTGCACATTTAGCTAACTTCGTGTCACGAATAAGCACAGCGACTATTACATGAGCTTTAATTCAGTCAAACAACATTGAAatctgaataataataataataaaaactaacctGAACTTACTACAATCTAGGGCAAATCAAACGCAGATAAATTCAGTTTTAACTTTCTCTAAATTAGATCTGAACCTACTTCCGATAACATAACAAAATCACAAATTACGATGGCACAACAGCAGGTGTATCAGGCGAATGTATAATAgtcgattaaaaaaaaaaaaaaaaaaaaaaaagagtataaAACTAAAATTTGTTGAATGATACCTGAGTTTGCACAATGTGCGAGTTCTGTCCGAGAAGTGAGATAACAGATGAGGGTGAATTTGAGGTTTGAAGTGATGAAGTTGTGTACACTAAATAAAAACAGTAAATGGTTTAGATCTGGCGCCAATATGTTTGGCGGCAATTAGGGTTTTTGAATGGGTTCAACAAAATGGATTTGACTCATTTTATGCATTATTTAATTTATGCATATACAATCTGTAAATGCCAACGAGTGGATACATCAAAAACATTGTCGAAATTATCACCAGCTTTTTTGAATTGGCGGACAAGATGAGGTCCTTGTTGTTTACGATCTATGGTAATTTTGTGCAACAATCCTGATCaaaattaaattttaaattttaaaattaaattaaatatatatttttctttatcAAAAAGCAAGATAATTTGTATTAATATGGAAAAATATTACATAGGGGCATTTGAGATCATGCCATTTTAAGACTAAACAGCAATACGAATACATTTAGACAGCATACTAAGGGTATGTTTGATAAAACTAGTCGTTAGTAACTAGAGGTGTTAAAAATGACAAAAATAGACATAAAAAAAACACTAAATGCtaaattaatataacaatttaatgaaAAGATACAATAGTATACAATATTtgctaaatatataaataaatataaatataatataattatagatTAAATTAAATGGTTTTGCTATATGTAACCCTATGAGCAATAGTTAAGGTTTTCTATTTTAAAATGATTCCATCATTTATTACCTAATTTCAAGCTAAATGAGAATCCACCACTACTCAAATTTAAGGAGATAACTCATAACCGTTACCTTTCATGTATGATGCACATGACTAATAAATATCACCATTTCTATAATatcttttatataaatataatggaAACGAAATTAATCTCTTTTATCTTTAATTAgaaaatgttataattcagtaggcttataactacctttaatggttataagaacaaagagagaaaaagagagaagaaggagagaagaaatattgatattgatatttcaagagaaatggtgcaccttaaatggttaccatacatgtctatttatagtataaaatattactatgcaagaaatataataataataaaattaacatccaatctagatattttataacacaatctagatattttataacactcccccttggatgacaattttattagagaataactagtactgcctcgttaaaaaccttgctaaagaaaactcattgggataaaactttacctaagggaaaaagagtgcagcataaagttgactccccctcaagtaggcaacgcctgagttgttacatcttctgaacatgcctcatgccaatattatgaacgtgtgttctgaaaatagcagttagcagtgctttggtataaagatcagcagagttgttgattgaacgtatctcattttaatctggttgtcttttacgatatcttgagtatatgagaaaaatctgaggttttcatctgaaactgtatcatctaaatcttttatgtacaagtttggccctcgtgatttgtctacagtctccttcatggtttgttcaaaccgttgtttcagttcctattccctttcagtctttttctgagccttaccaatataccattcttttccatcaaacttatgaccgttaagaccgtttatagctttagcgcctcgtcagcatttatgttttgttctgtcatttttgatactcttctttcatttgtattatgtaagctgtattatcttcatagatagttgttacgcttttatagcgttctagtccacaagaatcaataatgatttgtatcattgatcttaactaaaatcattcccgagtagcttcatgtaatgcaatcacttcggcatgatttgatgatgttgcaacaagtgtttgttttgagaacgtcatgatattgcggtgcctccatttaggaatacatatccagtttgagatttagctttatgtagatcggataaataatctgcatctgtataaccaaacaaatcttgtttcgagttgttagaataaaataattataaatcagtagttccccgaaggtatcaaactatttgtttgatcccattcaaatgtcttttggtaggggctgagctgaaccttgtcaacaaattaactgcaaaagaaatgtcagatcttgtataatctataagatacataagaacctcaattgcactaaaatatagaacttccgatctgttaaaattttcatgatcttcgcagggatgaaatagatcagtgtcaatattgagtgatctaacaacaatgagtttgtctttaaaaaaaatattttaaaatcttttcggtataagttgtttgatgtacaagtaaaccattaggcatatgctcaatttgcaatccaaggtaatacttggttttttcaagatctttcatttcaaaataattctttagaagttgaatgatttcatagatctctttatttgttcatatgatgttaagaacattgacataaacaactacgatctcatatccgaacattgtttttataaaacatacgtgcaaaataagtttatatttatacccttttttttttatcaagtagtcatttaatcggttataccacatacgtcccgtttgtataaacccacttagaaatctttgtgatttaatggaatatattcccttgggttttacattagatgcttatgataccttaaccctttaggtatattcatatatatcactattaagtgatccatacagataagtagtaacaacattcatgagatgcatttaaataactaccaggttgattaagtatctaataagtaattgtatccattacaggaggataatttttcctcctaattcatttctggtctttgtgggaaatattgagttacaagtctagttttgccttgtaacttcatttgcacatttcttttcggataaaaattcatttgtatcccatacgtttcacatctttaaaagtgataacgattgatccgaaaacttttcttttatcgagcgattctaattcagctcttattgctcctttccattgagctcaatcatgtccattttgtatattcaatgacagattttagttccagatcatcatctttattcatgatgtcattgtaacattatatgaaaatatctcatagagattttagtttcatttcggttccataatattgcataatttatcgcaattttagtatttacatttatcaatatcctctgcagaagaaatattgatttgtggttcttcttgaacactttctcttacctcattatcagctgattttctttttcgaggatttttatcttcggaaccaattgatcttccacgtttgatgcgtggcaaagactcaacagtgacattattgccagcttttggaatttcagttcgagctggagcatttatcgctggtatatatgatttagtcacttttttatatctgtaaatgcataaagtaattaatttgcaagttcttgcatatgcattatttttgaactttcgtttcacattcttttgtgcgagttcaatataccttaattgatattcacatcatgaagcatcattttattttttatttttatttctccccctaatctagggaacaatgttttattaaaatgacaatcagcaaaacgtgctgtaaaaacatcacccatcatgggttcaatatatcttatgattgaaaatgttttatatccaaaatatattatcatctttctttgaagaaccattttattgtgttgtggtgatacaattggaacatacactgcacaaccaatgttttaaggtagaaaatatttggctcttggccaaaatcaagtattaagtgaaaatatttacgacttccacatggtataatgcgaattaatgtcgcagcatgtaaatttacatgtccatatataaatattgagagatttgtactcattatcaattgtctagttattagctgtaagcgtttatctattgattcagctaaaccaattttgtgtatgcacatgagcaactggatgttcaacaacaatccctgtagatatataatgatcattaaatgcttgagatgttaactcaccagcattatcaagtctcatccttttaatggtgtaatcagaataatgtgttctcaatttaataatttgtgcaagaaactttgcaaatgccatattacggcttgataacgtacaaatatgagaccatccgctagatgcgtctattagaaccatgaaatatcaaaatggttcacatgatggatgaattggttcatatatcttaccttgaattctttcaagaaacatttgtgattctttttcacaatatacttttcattaatcaccatatgtgctttccattaatcaccatatgtgttttttttttttttttataaatcaccatatgtgttttttttttatcatatatccttttcaccatatacgcttttaatcatatgcgctgtgtttttcaccatatgcgcttttaatcatatgcgattttcatcatatgcgttgtgcttttcatcatattcgccttttatcatatgcgcttatcatatgagatgcgctttttatcatatgcgcttttttatgtgaatagtaaattaattaatttcgttttactattcatatgaattaatttagatttactattttgttaattgagtaatatatatatacatcatatacttgtgactccgaaggctcaaatgaatttgaccatatagttatacgttgtaccttgcacattaattttcagtagaagctttagatgcatattattttcagtagaagctttagatgcacttttttttaatcaccaaataccacaaacactttgtttgcgtttgttcatagtcatcaatgaaaaccattttctttaattttattttatacaataaaattatcgcatcattattcttttcaaaaacaataatctattgttattgttcacttgtgccatgtttaacaacaaaagtcaacaacctctgtcttgtttgttgtggcaaccaaaaacaacctttgcttttgttaccgagaatccaagaccaaaaaacaattaatttttaattaatcttttatcaaaaccataaatgattttattgatctacgttgatatggccataaagaattgacggttgacctacttttgtaagtgtatttcggctatcatcccgaaaacgcacaacgaccttttttttttttatgaactatttgtttcatatctagcttaggcaattattgtgaacatttggtccctataagagcatttattttttagacttttagttgatttgtacttgtcacaattagggatagcacccgcgggtcgtggatgcggatccattggatccatcacccgtacccgcggattttttttaagagacatccaattgaacccttgttcgttgaaacaatttgactatatttttactccccattattaaacgggccattttgatgcacactcttaaaaaaataatttgttttttaagttttattattcaacctccttttttcaacggtcacgtttttaataaaaatttgacaagtttggaaaaaagttttttattgattatcatcaaaagttttctattgtcactctactggatggaattatggcatacaaccaaaattgcaacccaacactacataagaacaaaaaggttgtttttaattaacatatgtatatgtgttaaactcggaataataataacttattttagaaaattaacataagacatgttgaaacatttttgtcacatttagctcatcaagtctaatacttatcattgatagattttatcacgtctaggagatgtttacttttttcttgtattaagtcctactttcatttacctttgtttgaaaaaaagttttttttttactttgcttttcccctttctgtaaaactcatttaaacactttctttgttttttttttttaaaaaaaacttccttttttttacgttacccgtaaattataaatatataaaaaaaactttttgtttaatttttttttctagtttttaaaaggccacttgaccaattttttaattctttcacaacacctgatatcgtgatcgtgacctttcaccaaagcaagagatattcttgataaactaaacacggactcgtgtttgaaattgtcggccacaaaaaaattcatttgataaaagtatatatttttttttagttatagaaggagaccacttcattttcaatacttcatttttgacaaaaaactattccattttaccatcccttttttttcttactttaacttttaagatatacttttaataaaaatacaaactactttttcttattttaacttttaagatttacttttaataaaaatacaaactactttttgtattttaacttttaagatttacttttactaaaagtacaaactactttttcttattttaacttttaagatttacttttaataaaaatacaaactatttttttattttaacttttaaaattataaatttaagaataaacattagtatgcatgaaataaataatgattaattgcataagtaattataaatgttagataacatataaagaccccgtcgtatttgtattgatcggaattaatctcgacccatggtaccgtgttgtcaaatgacgtgttgcgtacataaagtaccgtgttgtcaaatgatgtgttgcgtacaatcatgaggtcttattaacataaatataaatgttagtgaagttaataagagttagattacagaaaatataattcaggtggtataaccgaccatatataacttaaataacataaatataaatgttagtgaagttagtaaaagttagattacagaaatataattcaggtggtataaccgaccatatataacttaaataacataaatataaatgttagtgaagttagtaaaagttagattacagaaatataattcaggtggtataaccgaccatatataacttaaataacataaatataaatgttagtagtccaaaatttgatatattcgagtctgaaaattattaataatttcataccttgattagtgattcgtgatcgtttgagatatcttttaattacactaagcttttcgtgctgataacgtgttataattcagtaggcttataactacctttaatggttataagaacaaagagagaaaaagagagaagaaggagagaagaaatattgatattgatatttcaagagaaatggtgcaccttaaatggttaccatacatgtctatttatagtataaaatattactatgcaagaaatataataataataaaattaacatccaatctagatattttataacacaatctagatattttataacagaaAAAAATTATGATGATATAAAAATCTACATGGCAAAATTTCAACCTTTAGATGAGTTTTCAATCATTTAATCTCAACCATCTAAATTCACTATGGCGTCATTACTGAATTTAAGGGGCAGTTAACGATAATAATTACCTAGCTAACCTTGAAACCGAGTTATTAGGAGGAAGTTATTGTAAAAAATACGTGCCTATAATTTGGTTAACAAATTGATCGCCTTCTGATTCAATTCTGCGCCATCTTTTTTCAATCTTCATTTCTGCTCCATCTTTATTCAATCTGATCGATGTTTAAAAGGCTTTGGCTTTTGATTCCAGGTTTTATTTCAATTTCAATTAAATATGTATAATCAGTGATTTATGTATCGTTAATAATATTGGTGATTGTTTTCGGTTTTTCAAAATCTGAATACTTTTTGAATATGTGGCTATGCATCTATCAGTATCGCATGAATCATCTGTTACCCGGATGAGGTAATTAAACATCCAAATTCACCCTTTTCTATATGTTATTTGTATTTGTTTTCAAATTTTATTTTACATGTTTATGTCCTGTTTATTATAAgttatgttttttttttatcaagtatacTATGATTTTTGATGTTTTTTATGCACTCAAGGTGTTAgatgtgaaggtatttcgtatgcccgagagacatatttaattaatgtggctaatgtgttatgatccaagtcgggtcatacccaacaacaagcttaccgacaccttatatgtatttaatcttaacgattggatcgctaaataaatacacgacacttgaactttagaaaatc comes from Rutidosis leptorrhynchoides isolate AG116_Rl617_1_P2 chromosome 4, CSIRO_AGI_Rlap_v1, whole genome shotgun sequence and encodes:
- the LOC139840530 gene encoding uncharacterized protein, producing the protein MHLRECTSSHFIWTIQDGVIKRVHNTDSRGRPGLKFNKLEDIFKSADAERKPFPFAERNTRAISGIVEEDVPDCQFNETGLEEMTLSHLRKKCKRKKRKASESVLMSPKVEDDDPDLSEPLCKFRFKVSKRSPIMEYFECKDTTFMDDNSSKCNPSAESIFDVVTHEKESRERGLFTNDGEICVINEGPVYNSNSEEDLPNVILPMQEFGMDKEEYVCHPLSVVRPLEEDSSLEDLNTSMSDCFHSQQTSEQDGYMCGVQDLESTIDDDDCCEDIGQSTPMPDYLCLPWKSHSWVSSNEHDVDVDVDEHDDDGLSMEVKSPIHDSNFLISDNNSSDSEDVSRFPDRLPLTRKAISPKSKEKLCLAMKYAELSDDVDFYKCKEKLKFEEPNENEFSSTTSDIKDNESNLQPNQATLLSQNKTFISSKQLHKRSKICKKGYPPQSLPKGCLDGPRLCRSLPRLSTGCTSIQGCSESAIAFSERQMHDIESLASKLMSELNSMKAIVENKLLYEAYHARPLNNEIDEVKSAIKTATKTEETARKWLSMMARDCNRFCKIMKLNQDDNPSASADPTFLSTDHEKPVSPPLKKERKKISFADESGGTLCDIRVVSHMSITYRTIEGEPNKTLEPHENTRVEPVPKVNRSNDNPDPLKSQGNLSSPNTTIQETVTWNPRRDRSLVGWNDRCKEVSNDLRKCKGDDDEPGKIKREKMLRKEKKVQEHR